The Thermomonospora amylolytica sequence GTGTCGCACCCGGAGGTGTACGGCATCGGCGACGCGGCGGCGGCCCGGCGGCCCGACGGCCAGGAACTCCGGATGGCCTGCGCCACCGGCCTGCCGGCCGCGCAGGCCGCCATGAAGGCGATCGCCGCCCGGCTGGCCGGCAAGGAGCCCAAGCCGCTCAAGTTCCGCTACTTCAACCAGTGCATCAGCCTGGGCCGCAAGGACGGGCTCATCCAGTTCGTGCGCGCCGACGACAGCCCGCGCGAGGCCGTCCTGACCGGCCGCCTCGCCGCCCGCTACAAGGAGACGATCGTCCGCAGCACGGTCCTCTTCGAACGCCACCCGACCATCCCGACCTCGTTCTGACCGGGGAGGCATCGCGCGGGAGCGGCAGGCTCCCGCGCGATGGTCATTTCCGGCGGGACAGCGCCACGCCCGCCAGGCAGAGCGCCCCGCCGAGCAGGGCCAGCGGCCGGGGGAACTCACCCAGCAGCACCGCGGCCATCACGATCGTCACCGGCGGCACCAGGTACGTCGAGACGCCCAGCCGCCCGGCGTCCATCCGGGCCAGCGCGTACGCCCACGTGCTGAACGCCAGCGCGGTCGGCACCAGCCCGAGGTAGGCCAGCCCGGCGGTCGCCCCCGCCGGGGCGTCCCGGACGTCGGCGACGAGCGCCGGGGCGTACGGCAGGCAGGCGACGGCGCCGATCGCGCAGGCCAGCCAGGTCACCTGGAGGGCGGGCAGGCGGCGCAGCACGGGCTTCTGGCTGAGCACCCCGACGGCGTAGGTGACGGCGGCGACCAGGCACAGCAGGACGCCCGTCACCGAGGCGCCGCCCTCGCCGGAGGTCCCCAGGCCGATCAGCACCGCGCCGGCGAACGCGACCGCCAGCCCGGCCAGCAGCCAGCGCGGGAAGCCCTCGGCCAGCAGCAGTCCGGCGAACACCGCGATCAGGATCGGGCCGATGTTCACCAGCATCGCGGTGGTCCCGGCGTCCACCTCCCGTTCGGCGGCGTTCAACGCGACGTTGTAGACGGCGAACCAGGCCACCCCGCACAGCACGAGCAGCCCCCACTCCCGGCGGGTGGGGGTCACCCAGGCGCGGCGGGCCGCCACCATGCCGCCGAGCGCGAGCGTGCCGACCAGCAGCCGCCCCAGCGCCAGCGTCCCGGGCTCGTAGCTGCGGCCGACCCACCGGATCGCCACGAACGCCGAGGCCCACGCCACGATGGTGGTCGCCACCGCGGCCAGCGCCGCCGCCTTCCCCGAGTCGGCCTGCGGGCCGGAAGCCGTCTGCGAAGTCACCCGGCAACGCTAGGACCGGGCGTTCCCCGGCGACCAGCGATTTTCGGTCATCCAACAGCGGTTTCCCGTCAACGAAGCAGCAGGCCGCTCATGGCGGGACCGCCTTGCACGGACATGACGCCGGCGTGACCCCGCGGG is a genomic window containing:
- a CDS encoding DMT family transporter, whose protein sequence is MTSQTASGPQADSGKAAALAAVATTIVAWASAFVAIRWVGRSYEPGTLALGRLLVGTLALGGMVAARRAWVTPTRREWGLLVLCGVAWFAVYNVALNAAEREVDAGTTAMLVNIGPILIAVFAGLLLAEGFPRWLLAGLAVAFAGAVLIGLGTSGEGGASVTGVLLCLVAAVTYAVGVLSQKPVLRRLPALQVTWLACAIGAVACLPYAPALVADVRDAPAGATAGLAYLGLVPTALAFSTWAYALARMDAGRLGVSTYLVPPVTIVMAAVLLGEFPRPLALLGGALCLAGVALSRRK